In Labrus mixtus chromosome 11, fLabMix1.1, whole genome shotgun sequence, a single window of DNA contains:
- the LOC132983314 gene encoding oxysterol-binding protein-related protein 10-like, with product MKPGGWSSCRRQQQQQQQVGQAAPERRGGSGSGSGTADGGDSRPVHPQHNTARSKRHLEGVLKKYTNLLQGWQSRYFVLDPEAGQLQYFLNEVSKNQRPPRGFLPLLGAMVISSDKFQYMFTIKSSAGDMYKLRALDAQQQELWMTQLQLCSRRHSDSKAMSPDEGQQKNLVNSVECLATRRGPLSALDEDLLLFKATSAATLSCLGGCLSMLQHNVVQALNQNQNHIGSPSLSHSSAGLSPSAPAERVRPRSVHTAEPGGLRSSSQSPTPSFSESPKHTSTTNHIQNQSPLRAPAAELRDGRTDASMGWSRCASEKKVKNGALPSSSTCQSSSQTDKDTVCPPQGHHQSQSSCAETPDPSEETTDTDDNEEEELGVQEEQRSIIIHLLSQLKLGMDLTRVVLPTFILEKRSLLEMYANFMAHPDMFLSITSGCTAEERIIRFVEYYLTAFHEGRKGAVAKKPYNPMLGENFHCSWYVPRVRVKPLRTTNCSGPNAAPTANCPTPGSPQRGADKSCRRNSDCYHVRFVAEQVSHHPPVSGFYCECKERRMCVNTHVWTKSKFMGVSVGVSMVGEGVLYLLEHDEEYVFTLPCAYARSILTVPWVELGGKVTINCAKSGYSATVTFHTKPFYGGKVHRVTAEVKQNQTGHVVCKAQGEWNGVLEFTYSSGENKVIDTSRLPIIKKKMRPLEKQGQYESRRLWQHVTSSLKTGNMDAATEHKHFLEERQRSESKQRTANKTPWTPKFFVKEGEGWVYHNPLWKAH from the exons ATGAAGCCCGGTGGTTGGAGTTCGTgcaggaggcagcagcagcagcagcagcaagtcGGCCAGGCTGCTCCGGAGCGCAGAGGGGGGTCCGGGTCCGGGTCCGGGACCGCGGACGGCGGCGACTCACGGCCGGTCCATCCGCAACACAACACAGCCCGGAGCAAGCGACACCTGGAGGGGGTCCTGAAGAAGTACACCAACCTGCTCCAGGGCTGGCAGAGCAG GTATTTTGTTCTGGACCCAGAAGCCGGTCAGCTTCAGTACTTTCTGAATGAAGTCAGTAAAAATCAGCGACCCCCCCGAGGGTTCCTGCCCCTCCTCGGAGCGATGGTGATCTCCAGTGACAAGTTTCAATACATGTTCACGATCAAATCTAGCGCCGGGGATATGTACAAACTGAGAG cTCTGGACGCTCAGCAGCAGGAGTTATGGATGACTCAGCTTCAACTGTGCTCCAGACGCCACTCTGACagcaag gcgATGAGTCCAGATGAAGGCCAGCAGAAGAACCTGGTGAACTCCGTAGAGTGTCTGGCCACTCGAAGAGGACCGCTCTCTGCTCTGGATGAG GACCTGCTCCTCTTCAAGGCCACCTCTGCAGCCACTCTGAGCTGCTTGGGTGGGTGTCTCTCCATGCTGCAGCACAACGTGGTCCAGGCTCtcaaccagaaccagaaccacaTCGGCAGTCCCAGCCTGAGCCACAGTTCAGCCGGTTTGAGCCCGTCGGCCCCCGCGGAGAGAGTCAGGCCCAGGAGTGTGCACACGGCAGAGCCCGGAGGTCTGAGGTCCAGCAGTCAGAGCCCGACACCCAGCTTCAGTGAGAGTCCGAAACACACCAGTACCACCAATCACATCCAGAACCAGAGCCCGCTACGAGCTCCTGCAGCTGAGCTGAGAGACGGGAGGACAG ATGCCTCTATGGGATGGTCCCGGTGTGCCTCTGAGAAGAAGGTGAAGAATGGAGCTCTTccgtcctcctccacctgtcagtcTTCATcgcagacagacaaagacacagtcTGTCCTCCTCAG ggaCACCATCAGAGTCAGAGCAGCTGTGCAGAGACCCCGGACCCGAGTGAGGAGACGACGGACACAGACGacaacgaggaggaggagctgggagtccaggaggagcagaggagcatCATCATCCACCTCCTGTCTCAGCTCAAACTGGGCATGGACCTCACGCGG GTGGTGCTCCCGACCTTCATCCTGGAGAAGCGCTCCTTGCTGGAAATGTACGCTAACTTCATGGCTCACCCCGACATGTTCCTGTCCATCACGTCCGGCTGCACAGCGGAGGAGCGCATCATCCGCTTCGTGGAATACTACCTGACCGCCTTCCACGAGGGCAGGAAAGGCGCCGTGGCCAAGAAGCCGTATAACCCCATGCTGGGGGAGAACTTCCACTGCTCCTGGTACGTTCCCCGGGTCCGGGTTAAACCCCTCAGGACCACCAACTGTTCTGGTCCAAACGCAGCACCCACAGCTAACTGCCCCACTCCCGGGTCCCCTCAGAGGGGGGCCGACAAATCCTGCAGGAGGAACTCAGACTGCTACCATGTCCGCTTTGTGGCGGAGCAGGTGTCCCACCATCCCCCCGTGTCCGGGTTCTACTGTGAGTGTAAGGAGCGGAGGATGTGCGTGAACACACACGTCTGGACCAAGAGCAAGTTCATGGGCGTGTCTGTGGGCGTGTCCATGGTAGGAGAAg GTGTTCTGTATCTGCTGGAGCATGATGAAGAGTACGTGTTCACTCTGCCCTGTGCCTACGCCCGCTCCATCCTCACAGTGCCGTGGGTGGAGCTCGGCGGGAAAGTCACCATTAACTGTGCCAAGAGCGGTTACTCTGCCACCGTCACCTTCCACACCAAACCCTTCTATGGAGGAAAAGTGCACAG aGTGACAGCGGAGGTCAAACAGAACCAAACAGGACACGTGGTGTGCAAGGCCCAGGGCGAGTGGAACGGCGTGCTGGAGTTCACGTACAGCAGCGGAGAGAACAAAGTGATCGACACGTCCAGACTGCCAATCATCAAGAAGAAGATGAGACCGCTAGAAAAGCAAGGCCAGTACGAGTCACG GCGTCTCTGGCAGCATGTGACGTCGTCTCTGAAGACGGGAAACATGGACGCAgccacagaacacaaacacttccTGGAGGAGAGACAGCGCAGTGAGAGCAAACAAAGAACCGCCAACAAGACCCCCTGGACCCCCAAATTCTTTGTTAAAGAG ggtgAAGGCTGGGTGTACCACAACCCTCTGTGGAAAGCTCACtga